GCTTTGCCTCTGTAATGAGTCTTCAGGCATTGGTAACCAAGTTTCTCCATAAAAATTTTTACATCTTTTGCTGTATACTCCCTAACATGTCCCATAAACCCATGTTCCTGAAGTAGCTTATATTCTTCATAAATAGGCGCAGTTCTTCCTTTGAATATTAAATTAAATAGCTTTTCTATCTCGAAAAAATTAGGAGTTGATAATAGCAGAATTCCACCCGGTTTAAGAACCCGTTTGAATTCACTCATTGTATTTATCAAATCAATTCGAAGATGTTCAAATACTTCACTAAACAAAATGACATCAAAAGTAGAGTCTTCAAAAGGCAATTTTTCAGTTTCTATATTTGTTTTATGTACTTCTAAACCGGTTTGGTTTATAAATGGCTTATAGTTTTCAGGATTAATATCAATTGCTTGAATTTGAAAACCTTTTTCTCTTAACAAGTAGGTAGTATAAAATGGAGCACTGCCTATATCAAGTATATGACCATTCTTTGGTGAATACTTTTCAACTAACTCTATATCTTCGATAAACCTTTCTAAAAATTGGTCATAGTAATTAACTGCCCAGTTATTTATAGATTCATTGTCTGAAACTCCATTTTGAACAATGAGTTTTAAATCTTCTAAGTTCTTTTTCAATTTTTAAAGATTTTTGATTTTACCAATACTTACTGCTTGATTAGTCCTTTTTCAAGTGGCTTTTTTGTAATAGTTTTTCTTTGCTTATCGCACACTATTTACATTCAAATATACCATTACTACTTCTTCTCTGAAACTTTGACGTATATTTTTTTATTCAAAATTAGACTGTAACCCACCACCTCCATCTTCTAGAGCATTATATTGTCTAACTTTCTGGCACTTTTACTCTCAATAAAACCTCACATCCCCTCTACAAATCAAGTAGATATAAAAGCCTTTATTAAATAAAAACATCACAAACAGAATCACTTTATAAAAAATGATTAATTTTAGTTTATAAATTTGTGGCTGTGAATAATACAGCCAGCACGACTAAAAAAATGCTATGTGCCGATTTTATTTTCTTTTCGTATTCATTCTTGTTTTTACATCATGCAGTCAAAAGGAGCAAACATTTATCAGCGATCCGGATTATACTAAAAATCACGAGTGGCAGCTTACTGATAGCCTGAGCCTTTCCGGGCAATATGCCGTTAAGCTTGATCAGCAAAATCCTTTTTCGTTAAATACTCCAATTTCCGGAGTGAAAAAAGGAGAAATCTATGAAGCAAGTGTTTTCAGATTGGGCGGTGACCCGCTGCTCAAGCTTGCTGTGTCAGGTGAGCATGATTTTTACAGTGAGGCAAACAGAAAAATAAAAAGTATAGGAGATTGGCAGCAAATCAGATTGAGAATTCGAATACCGGATGAATTAGATGGAACAACAATTCAGTTTTTTGCCTACAATATCGGTTCGAACATTAATTTAGCAGATAGTCTTACCGTCACTAAGCTACAATTCAATGAAACGGAAAGTTTGCCGGATGATATTTTTCTTTCACTTACTTATCAGATTTTACAGGATTTCCATATTCGGCATTTTAAACCCTTAGCTGTTCAGGATATTTTGGATTATGCTAAAAGAGAGTATTTAGAGCCTTTGTTTTTATACAAGGGAACAAATTACCAACAGTTTAAAAACACCTTTGAGCAACATATAGAAAATTACGACACAGGAAAATTATATGCACAACTGAAAGCTTATCGAGAAGATGTACACCATCCCTCTGTGAGGTTCCTTCACGATAAGGAAGCGATGGATAAGCGACAAATCGCAGGCTATACTCCCGGGATGTTTTTTAGTATAAATGACCGGATTGAAGTTTTTACTGAAAGGCTAAACGATAAGTCTTATGAAGTGCATGTAAAACAGTTGATTGGGGATTATATTTTAAAAGACATAAATCATTTTACATTTGAAAAAGATACATTTTCAGTTGCAGCTGATCAATTTGGTGAGGGTTTTTATGTATTTGTTTTAAAGCAGAATGAACACAGTTTTAAGGTGCCCATCGTAATTAATGGTTATACGGATGAAAATACTGTTGCTATTCTGGCGCCGCTCAGCACATGGCATGCTTACAATGCTTATGGCGGTAAATCATTATACCGAAATGCTATTGATTTAAATGATGTTAACTTTGTTTCGGTTAACAGGCCAATTACTTCAATTGGTTTTGACTCATCTGTATTGAGTCATGACTTTTTTGCGCTCTATCATATTTTTAAGTGGTTTGATGAACACTATAATGCATCGGTATATCCGGACTTTTTTTTGGAAGCTAGTCCTGGAAAATTAGCCGGTTATTCAACTATTGTTATTGCGCAGCATGCTGAATATTTTTCCCCGGCTATGTTCAGCAATTTGGTTAATCTCACTGATGCAGCGAACTTAATTTCATTGGGAGGAAACCAGCTTTACTGGAAAATTAAATGGCATGATGATTTTCAAACAATGGAAACGCGCAAATGCGGTGATTTTTTTGAAAACACTGATGAACCGGGAGGATTATGGCGCAATATTTTAACTTCTGAGGCGAGGGTTTTAGGTGTTGCTTTTACAGAAAGCGGTTATGGCACATACGCACCTTATCAGGTTAAAAATAAAAGTCATCGCTTGCTGCAAGGCTTAAATATACCGGAAGATGGAATTTTCGGTGAAAAAGGCATGAATGGAAGAGCAATTAGTGGCGTAGAAACAGACAAAATGATAGCAGGTTTTCATGAAAATGCAGAAAAAATTGCAAAAGGCCAAAACCCGGATAATGGAGGTGCTGAAATGGTTTTTATTCCACGTGATAAGGTAGCTACTTTTTCATGCGGGTCAATTGTTTGCGGGACAGGTTTGGGAGTTGACAGTGTTTTTTCGGGTATTATTTCAAATTTTATGGAATTGTATCATGTTGAAAAATGAAAGACTTTAGAAAACATGTAATTAAAACAAATTTTCATAGCATTCATTTGAAAATGTGTTGATTGATTGGAAGGATTAACTTTG
The sequence above is drawn from the Chitinophagaceae bacterium genome and encodes:
- a CDS encoding class I SAM-dependent methyltransferase; the protein is MKKNLEDLKLIVQNGVSDNESINNWAVNYYDQFLERFIEDIELVEKYSPKNGHILDIGSAPFYTTYLLREKGFQIQAIDINPENYKPFINQTGLEVHKTNIETEKLPFEDSTFDVILFSEVFEHLRIDLINTMSEFKRVLKPGGILLLSTPNFFEIEKLFNLIFKGRTAPIYEEYKLLQEHGFMGHVREYTAKDVKIFMEKLGYQCLKTHYRGKAPFNKGIKRYMRAFVHRIFPRFRKWFLLVLKNEK